The nucleotide window CAGGCATTCCACGACGAGTCGTCCACCATTGCGCGCCATCTGTGATCTCCCGAAACTCTCGGATTGTTTGTGCAGAATGCACCGCGCCATCGCAAGAGGCGTGCCCAGGGGGGCGATTTCCGGTATTCCAGAACGCTTTGTTAAGACACCGCACGTATGTCTCTTGGCGATCCGGGCGACGCTCCGGCCCGCCGATCGACCGCTTTCGCCGTCTCCAGAGGTGCCGATCCAAGATGACCGACGTTCACTACCATGTTCTAGAACCCGCGCGGAACCGGAATGGCGAGGATGCGCTCGTTCCCTTCCTTCTGGGCGCGCGCCACGCTCCGGTCACGATCTCGGTCCGCGACGTCGCGCGGCTCGATTCCCATCGCCTGCAGATCCTGCTGGTCGCCCGGCGACAGTGGGCCGGCGAAGCGCTTCCATTCCTCGTGACAGACACCACAGAGACCTTCCGCGCCGGCCTCGAACGGCTCGGCCTCGCTCCCGATCACTTCGACAAGGATCCGATGCAATGACCACCAAAGTCCTCGCGATCGACGATTCCCGCACAATCCGGAACCTGTTGCGCGTCTCGCTCGAGGGAGCGGGCTTCGAATATCACTCGGCCTGTGACGGGGTCGAAGGTGTCGAACAGTTCTCTGAAGTGGAACCCGACGTGGTGATCACCGACATCAACATGCCCAACATGGACGGCTTCGGCGTGATCGAAACGCTGCGCGGCGGACCGAACCGAACCACGGTGCCGATCATCGTGCTTACCACCGAAAGCGGGCCCGATCTCAAGGCCCGTGCCCGACAGGCCGGGGCCACCGGCTGGATCGTGAAACCGTTCGACGATTCCTCGCTGGTCTCGGTCCTGCGCCGCCTCACCGGACACGTGGTGTGACCATGTCGAGAAACGCCATACGCGATACGTTCTTCGAGGAATGCGAGGAGCTTCTCGAAGCCCTTGTCGAGGGTCTCTCCTCCATGGAGGCCGACGCCGGGAACATGGAGGTCGTGAATGCCGTCTTCCGGGCGGTCCACTCGATCAAGGGTGGTGCCGGGGCCTTCGCGCTTGATCGGCTGGTGAATTTTGCCCACACCTTCGAGACGGTGATGGACAAGGTCCGGTCACAGGAACTCACGGTCGACGAAGAGCTCATGCTGCTCTTTCACCGGTCCGGCGACCAGCTGGCAGATCTCGTCGAGGCCGCGAGGGATGAGCGCGAGCCGAACGCCGAATCCGAAGCTGCCATCCTCAAGGAACTAGAAGCGCACCTGGGCGAGGCCGACAAGGAAGAGGACTTCGCCTTCGACGCCGTCACCCTCGACTTCGATGCCACCCCGGCGCCGCTCGAGCTTGCCGAAGACACGCCTGAGCTTCGCCGGTTCGACATCCGGTTCAAGCCGAAACCGGCCCTCTATGCCAACGGCCACGAGCCGCTTCTGCTGTTCGACGCACTCGCCGAACTGGGTACGCTCTCGGTGACGGCGAACATCGCCGACCTTCCCGACTTCGATGCCTTCGATCCCAACGACGCGGTGATCGACTGGCACCTCACGCTGGACACCGCGGAAGACGAAACCGTCCTGCATGAGATTTTCGAATTCGTCGACGCACTCTGCGAGCTCGATATCTCCGTGAACGAGGACCCGCAGCCCGCGCTGGAGGTCTCTGCCTTGGCCGAGGCACCTGCGCCCCCCACCGTGACGTCGCTCGAAAACGAGCCGATCGAAGCGCCCGCGCCGCTGCGGCAATCCGAAGATCGTCCGCCTGCGCCTGAGCCGAAACCATCCGTTGCCCGGGACGAACCGCGAGGCCCGAAGCCCACCCTTCGCGTCGATCTCGATCGCGTGGACCGCCTGATCAACACGGTGGGCGAGCTGATCATCAACCAGGCCATGATCTCGCAGCGGATCGAAGAGCTCGAGCTGCCTGCGGTGGCCCACCTCACCAATGAGCTTGAAGCCTACAAGCTGCTGGCCCGCGACATTCAGGAGGGCGTCATGGCCATCCGCGCCCAGCCGGTGAAGCCGCTCTTCCAGCGCATGTCGCGCATCGTCCGCGAGGCGTCGGAGGCGACCGGCAAGAAGGCCAAGCTCGTGACCGTCGGCGACTCGACCGAGGTCGACAAGACTGTCATCGAGCGCCTCGCCGATCCGCTCACCCACATGGTCCGCAACGCGGTCGATCATGGGCTCGAACTTCCCGAACGGCGCGAAGAGGCCGGGAAGGACCCGGTGGGCTCGATCCGTCTCTCCGCATCGCACCGCTCCGGAAGTGTCTTCATCGAGATTGCCGATGATGGCGCGGGGCTCAACCGCGCCCGGGTCCTGGAGAAGGCCATCGAAAAGGGGCTGATCGCCCCGGACGCAGAACTCTCTGAGCAAGAGACCGACAACCTCCTCTTCCTCCCCGGCTTCTCGACGGCCTCGGAGATTTCAAACCTCTCCGGTCGCGGCGTGGGTATGGACGTGGTGAAGAACGCGGTCTCGGGCCTCGGCGGACGCGTGTCGATCACTTCCACAGCCGGCGCGGGAACGACCTTCACCATCGTTCTGCCGCTGACGCTGGCCGTGATGGACGGCTTCGTGATCTCGATCGCCGATCAGACCATGGTGATCCCCATCGCCTCGATCATCGAGACCATCCGACCGAACCGCAAGGATCTGCATCACATCGGGACCGGCGGAGAGGTCATCTCGGTCCGTGGCGCCTACGTCCCGATCGTCGATGTCGCCCGGAATTTGGGCCTTTCTCATGGTGCAGATGACATCGGTAGCGGCGTGCTGCTGCTTGTCAGCACCGAAAGCCACGGGCTGACCGCGCTGCGCGTCGGCGCAATCCATGACCAGCGACAAGTCGTGATCAAGAGCCTCGAAAGCAACTATGGCGCCATTCCCGGTGTCTCGGCCGCAACCATTCTCGGCGACGGCAAGATCGCGTTGATCCTCGACCCCGACGAACTCGTGAAGCTCAACCCCGCCGCCCCCTTCCTGCCTCCCGCGTCCACCCCCAGAATGGAGCTGCGCCATGCTTGACGCCGCCGAAGCCCCGAAAGAGACACAGTTCGAGTTCATCACCTTCTCATCTGGAGAACAGAGCTTCTGCCTCGAGATCACGCAAATTCGCGAGATCCGACGCTGGACCCCGGTCACCAAATTACCGCACACGCCCGATGACGTTCTGGGCGTGATGAACCTGCGCGGCGCAGTGATCCCGATATTCGACCTCGCGGCCCGCTTCGGGCTCGGCAAGACATCAGACAACGAGCGCAACGTCGTCATCGTCGCGGCGGCGGGAGGGACGACCATCGGACTTCTCGTCGAATCCGTGTCCGAGATCCTCTCGGTCGATAAATCCGCGATCCAGGAGACTCCGGACATCAAGTCGGACGCCGCGCGGCAGGCGATTCTCGGGGTCATCTCCGTCGGCGAAAGCATGGTTCGTGTCGTGAACCTCGATGCTGTTCTGGATAACGAGATCGGAGGCGCGACATGACCACGGCGCCCGCGGTGACGACGCACCAGGAGTTCAGCTTCACCGACGAAGACTTTCGTGCACTTGCACAACTTGCACGGGCACAATTCGGCCTGAGCCTTGCCGAAAGCAAGAAACCCCTCGTCTATTCAAGGCTCGCTCGAAGGCTGAGGGCCAGAAACATCTGTCGCTTCGATGACTACATGTCACTTCTCGACATTCCCGACGAGCAAGACGAACGACTGCAGCTCATTTCGGCTCTGACGACGAATGTGACAAGTTTTTTTCGAGAGAAGCATCATTTCCAAACGCTGCGCGAAATTGTCCTGCCAAGGCTGGCGTCCCGGCGTCGCCTTCGGATCTGGTCCGCAGGTTGCTCCACGGGCCAGGAGGCCTACTCCATCGCAATGACCCTGCTTGAGGCGTTGCCCGATGCGGGCAGCCGGGACATTCGCATCTTGGCAACAGATATCGACCCCGCCGTCGTGGAGCGTGCCAAGGTCGGATCCTATGCCGTCGAAGACATCGAAAACCTGCCGGCCGAAATGCGCCGTGCATGGACCCGCGCAAGCCCTGAGACCGCAGGAAAAAGCGAAATCGCCGCAGAGGTGAAACGCATGATTTCCTTCGGCGAACTGAATCTTGTCGACCCATGGCCCTTCCACGGACCCTTCGACGCGATTTTCTGCCGCAACGTTGCGATCTACTTCGACCAAGAGACGCAACAACGCCTCTGGCAGCGGTTCGCCGGAATGCTCGACGATGGCGGGTACCTGTTCATCGGACATTCCGAACGTGTCTCTGGCCCGGCCCTGCAAGCACTCGAGACAGCAGGCGTCACGACCTACCGCAAGAAGCAGGACACACTCGGTGTCACGAGGACCTAGGAGACGTAAATGAGTCTGAAAGATTCCCTGCGCATCATGGTGGTGGACGACATGGCCACCAGCCGCGGCCTAATCACGCAAGCGCTCGATGAAATCGGTATCAGCAACTACCTGACCGAAAACGACGGCCAGAAAGCTCTGGCCCGCCTGTCTGCCAGTCCCGTTCATCTAGTTCTGTCGGATTTCAACATGCCGAACATGGACGGGCTCGGCCTCCTGCAGGCGATACGGCAGAACAGCGCCACTCAGCGCATGGGCTTTATCCTCGTGACCGGGAAACCGACCCCGGAGATGGTCGCTGCCGCCAAGAAGTGGGGGCTGAACAACATGATAAAGAAACCCTTCACCTCGCTCGCAATGAAGCAATGTATCGAAAGCGTCGTGGGAAAGCTCTGACATGGCGCGCGCGGAAATACTTCTCACTCCAAGCGAGGCAACGCGTCTGGTGTCGCTCGAAGTCCGTCAGTTGCAGCACCGCCTGGAGTTGCTCGAACGCGGGGTAGAGCATGTTTACGAAGAGCGCGGCGGCCGTCTAGGCCGCGTCGCGATGACCGCACTGCAGGAACTCGACATGCTCGCGCAATGCACCGATGCGATCGCCGCCTACATCGAAAAGCTCGCAATTCGTCTCGACAACGACGCGCCGCTCGACCTTGCCGCGGAACTCTCTGCCATTCCGCTTCGCGCCTTGGAGCAGCGCCTCAGCGGCAGCGTTCAAGATGAACTGTGTGCCAATGCGCCAGAGCTCTTCTGAGACCCGACCCGCAAACCGGAACCGCCTTTGGCCGCTTTCGGCTGGGCGATACGTCAAGTCAACCGGACGACCCCGCTCGTCTACTGACCGGACATCAGCACGAGGAGGCCCCGAATGACTTCGATCACCCTGGTCGTTGCCATACCGGATCCTCGCCTGCGGCGTCGTTTGGCCCAAGAGCTCATTACGTCGGCGCAGGTGGAGGTGGTCGGAGAAACACATGACCTCATGTCGACCTATGCGGAGGTCGAGGAGCGGGAACCCATGGCCGTGCTCATCGCCGGTCGCCTTGCCCGGCAGCCGGAATTCGAGGTGATGCGCGCCCTCTTTGCGGCATTGGATGTGCGCTGGATCGTAATCTCGGAAGATCCGGATACCGGCGCGCGCGATGCTGGCTCCCCATGGGGCCGGACTTCGGATCTTTTTGCGGTGCCTTCGGATATCTCATCCCATTTGCTGATCGACTCCCTATGTAGCCTGACACGCAATGCGCGGCGCAGCAGCCGACCCGTCCCCGGTCCACCCCCTACAGAGGCTCCGATCGGCCAGACAGCTGGCAATAACGGCAACCGGTTCATCCTGATCGGCGCCTCGACTGGCGGGGTCGACGCTCTTCTGAAGGTTCTCGCGGCCTTTCCCGTCGACTGTCCACCGACCTTCGTCGTGCAGCATACCGGTGCCGGCTTCGGTGAAAGCCTGACCAGGCTGCTCGACAGACAATGTGCGGCAGCGGTCCGAAGCGCACGCGACGGCGACACTGTGGGCCATGGCAAGATCGTGGTTGCCGCTGGCTGTGGGGCGCATCTGCGGCTTGGTGGCGGATCGCCCATGCGGATCAGGCTTGCACGCGACGCGCCGGTTTCCGGTCACATGCCCTCGGTGGACGTGCTGTTCCAGTCGGCGATTCCCGGTGCAAAGCGCGCGGTCGCGGCTCTTCTGACCGGCATGGGCCGCGATGGCGCCGAGGGGCTGAAGGCCCTCAGGGACAGCGGTGCGATCACGATCGCCCAGGACCAGGCGACAAGCACTGTCTACGGCATGCCTCGCGCGGCAACGGAGCTCGGTGCCGTTCAGTCCTCCCTCCCACTGCAGGAGATCGGGCCAGCGATCCTCCGCGCCTGCGCCACGCCGCACACAGTCCCCAGACAGAGGATGCCTCACAGATGATCGAACGCGGCGAGACGTTGGTGAACGTCATCCAGGGAGAGTACCGTATCTCGGATGATCCCAATTGCATTCTGTCGACGGTGCTTGGCTCCTGCGCGGCGGTCTGCCTGACGGATCCAACCGCCCAGGTCGGCGGAATGAACCATTTCCTTCTTCCCCACCGGGCCGGGCGCGAGGGAGAGGACGTGCGCTATGGAGCGTATTCCATGGAGTTGCTGATCAACGGGCTACTGAAACGGGGTGCAAGAAAGAACCGCATGGTCGCCAAGCTCTTCGGCGGGGCGAAGATGCTGGCACAACTCCGCGACATCGGCGTCTCCAACGCCGCCTTCGCACGGGAATTCCTGCAAAGTGAGGGCATTCCGATCGCGTCGGAAAGCACCGGCGGCACAGCCGCGCGAAGGATCCGTTTCTGGCCTACGGATGGACGCGTCAAGCAGTTCATCGTGCCGGGCGAGGTCGAACGGATCGCCCCACCTGCACCGGCGGCGCCCCCACCTGCGCATGGCGAAATCACGCTGTTCTGAGCTTCACCATGCGATCAGGAACAGAGCATTTCGTGTGCAGTTCAGAGGTCAGGGCCTCAGGTCGGATCGATTTCGGCAAAGGCGTTGCGCAAGGCTTCCGACCACGCGGCGCTCATGCGGGCAAAGCCCTCGTCGTCCGCCTCGATCCGTCTGCGACGGGTGATCTCGAGGGCATCCCGCTCGATGATCGCGAAGTCGAGCGGCATTCCAACGCTGAGATTCGACCGAAGGGTCGAATCCATCGACAGCAGCACCGCCTTCTCTGCATCGGCAAGAGAGGTGCCGGGCTCGATCACCCGGTCAAGGATCGGCTTGCCGTACTTGTGCTCGCCGATCTGCAGGAAAGGCGTGTCGGCGGTCGCCTCGATGAAATTGCCCTCGGGGTAGATGAGGAACATCCGCATCGGCCCCCCCTTGCGCTGCCCGGCGACGATCATCGACGCCGTGGCCTTCTGGCTCATCCGCTCCATCTTCGACGCCACTTCGGAGGTCACGTCGGACAGCATCGAACCGACGATCTCCGCGACCTGCAGCATCGTGGGCGCGCGCAGGATCGACTTCTCGCCGTCGGGATCGTCGATGGCGTCCGAGAGACGCGCCATGGTGGTCTGGGTGATCGAGAGCGAACCGGCGGTCATGATCCCGATGGCGCGCTCGCCCGGTGTCTCGAACAGGAACATCTTTCGATAGGTCGCGATGTTGTCGAGCCCGGCGTTGGTGCGCGTGTCGGAC belongs to Salipiger profundus and includes:
- a CDS encoding response regulator, with product MTTKVLAIDDSRTIRNLLRVSLEGAGFEYHSACDGVEGVEQFSEVEPDVVITDINMPNMDGFGVIETLRGGPNRTTVPIIVLTTESGPDLKARARQAGATGWIVKPFDDSSLVSVLRRLTGHVV
- a CDS encoding chemotaxis protein CheA, which gives rise to MSRNAIRDTFFEECEELLEALVEGLSSMEADAGNMEVVNAVFRAVHSIKGGAGAFALDRLVNFAHTFETVMDKVRSQELTVDEELMLLFHRSGDQLADLVEAARDEREPNAESEAAILKELEAHLGEADKEEDFAFDAVTLDFDATPAPLELAEDTPELRRFDIRFKPKPALYANGHEPLLLFDALAELGTLSVTANIADLPDFDAFDPNDAVIDWHLTLDTAEDETVLHEIFEFVDALCELDISVNEDPQPALEVSALAEAPAPPTVTSLENEPIEAPAPLRQSEDRPPAPEPKPSVARDEPRGPKPTLRVDLDRVDRLINTVGELIINQAMISQRIEELELPAVAHLTNELEAYKLLARDIQEGVMAIRAQPVKPLFQRMSRIVREASEATGKKAKLVTVGDSTEVDKTVIERLADPLTHMVRNAVDHGLELPERREEAGKDPVGSIRLSASHRSGSVFIEIADDGAGLNRARVLEKAIEKGLIAPDAELSEQETDNLLFLPGFSTASEISNLSGRGVGMDVVKNAVSGLGGRVSITSTAGAGTTFTIVLPLTLAVMDGFVISIADQTMVIPIASIIETIRPNRKDLHHIGTGGEVISVRGAYVPIVDVARNLGLSHGADDIGSGVLLLVSTESHGLTALRVGAIHDQRQVVIKSLESNYGAIPGVSAATILGDGKIALILDPDELVKLNPAAPFLPPASTPRMELRHA
- a CDS encoding chemotaxis protein CheW; the encoded protein is MLDAAEAPKETQFEFITFSSGEQSFCLEITQIREIRRWTPVTKLPHTPDDVLGVMNLRGAVIPIFDLAARFGLGKTSDNERNVVIVAAAGGTTIGLLVESVSEILSVDKSAIQETPDIKSDAARQAILGVISVGESMVRVVNLDAVLDNEIGGAT
- a CDS encoding CheR family methyltransferase — translated: MTTAPAVTTHQEFSFTDEDFRALAQLARAQFGLSLAESKKPLVYSRLARRLRARNICRFDDYMSLLDIPDEQDERLQLISALTTNVTSFFREKHHFQTLREIVLPRLASRRRLRIWSAGCSTGQEAYSIAMTLLEALPDAGSRDIRILATDIDPAVVERAKVGSYAVEDIENLPAEMRRAWTRASPETAGKSEIAAEVKRMISFGELNLVDPWPFHGPFDAIFCRNVAIYFDQETQQRLWQRFAGMLDDGGYLFIGHSERVSGPALQALETAGVTTYRKKQDTLGVTRT
- a CDS encoding response regulator, which translates into the protein MSLKDSLRIMVVDDMATSRGLITQALDEIGISNYLTENDGQKALARLSASPVHLVLSDFNMPNMDGLGLLQAIRQNSATQRMGFILVTGKPTPEMVAAAKKWGLNNMIKKPFTSLAMKQCIESVVGKL
- a CDS encoding chemotaxis protein translates to MARAEILLTPSEATRLVSLEVRQLQHRLELLERGVEHVYEERGGRLGRVAMTALQELDMLAQCTDAIAAYIEKLAIRLDNDAPLDLAAELSAIPLRALEQRLSGSVQDELCANAPELF
- a CDS encoding CheB methylesterase domain-containing protein; the protein is MTSITLVVAIPDPRLRRRLAQELITSAQVEVVGETHDLMSTYAEVEEREPMAVLIAGRLARQPEFEVMRALFAALDVRWIVISEDPDTGARDAGSPWGRTSDLFAVPSDISSHLLIDSLCSLTRNARRSSRPVPGPPPTEAPIGQTAGNNGNRFILIGASTGGVDALLKVLAAFPVDCPPTFVVQHTGAGFGESLTRLLDRQCAAAVRSARDGDTVGHGKIVVAAGCGAHLRLGGGSPMRIRLARDAPVSGHMPSVDVLFQSAIPGAKRAVAALLTGMGRDGAEGLKALRDSGAITIAQDQATSTVYGMPRAATELGAVQSSLPLQEIGPAILRACATPHTVPRQRMPHR
- a CDS encoding chemotaxis protein CheD; translation: MIERGETLVNVIQGEYRISDDPNCILSTVLGSCAAVCLTDPTAQVGGMNHFLLPHRAGREGEDVRYGAYSMELLINGLLKRGARKNRMVAKLFGGAKMLAQLRDIGVSNAAFAREFLQSEGIPIASESTGGTAARRIRFWPTDGRVKQFIVPGEVERIAPPAPAAPPPAHGEITLF
- a CDS encoding proteasome-type protease; the protein is MTYCVGLLLDAGIVLLSDTRTNAGLDNIATYRKMFLFETPGERAIGIMTAGSLSITQTTMARLSDAIDDPDGEKSILRAPTMLQVAEIVGSMLSDVTSEVASKMERMSQKATASMIVAGQRKGGPMRMFLIYPEGNFIEATADTPFLQIGEHKYGKPILDRVIEPGTSLADAEKAVLLSMDSTLRSNLSVGMPLDFAIIERDALEITRRRRIEADDEGFARMSAAWSEALRNAFAEIDPT